From Triticum urartu cultivar G1812 chromosome 2, Tu2.1, whole genome shotgun sequence, a single genomic window includes:
- the LOC125540842 gene encoding OVARIAN TUMOR DOMAIN-containing deubiquitinating enzyme 1-like, giving the protein MGFKIKFKNLLRATGSSRYGGAAAAAAEAAPTTPPRVPLAPPAASPTSPAPLQAPRPPPRPAGKDTDEGADDEDWQEVADDEDEGPDDENSQEVADDERKNWKQLLDGKRTYLRPPRGHHVLSDVFKCPDTRKAALGRQKRLSRLVEKHSKNFFKEKIKILCQHYAHFRRTRGDGNCFYRAFLFSYLENLGLMQDSQAEVTRLIEHVAMSRENFCRLKWDKAYFLNPEEYFSSVVSEFSHLVNSVANGLSSNELYNRSIQEFVPLRIISLLRLLAETEIRSREDDYKSLLPKEMDALTYCCKELRPLDVEAEVLPMRALTYALGIPLRVETVDDGLNRGIQVKRLDLFPRSVSGKGPLHLVESYWSSITTPEPQEIGSGNLLSSDDTPLLTLMCRPRHCDILYRSEQN; this is encoded by the exons ATGGGGTTCAAGATAAAATTCAAGAACCTACTGCGCGCCACGGGAAGCAGCCGATAcggcggcgccgccgccgccgccgccgaggctgCACCGACGACGCCACCACGGGTTCCGCTCGCACCACCGGCCGCGTCGCCCACCTCGCCGGCCCCGCTTCAGGCGCCACGACCCCCTCCGCGACCCGCCGGCAAGGACACG GATGAAGGAGCGGACGATGAGGATTGGCAGGAGGTGGCGGATGATGAG GATGAAGGACCGGACGATGAGAATTCGCAGGAGGTGGCAGATGATGAG CGCAAAAACTGGAAGCAACTTCTGGATGGGAAGCGAACATACCTCCGACCACCAAGGGGGCACCATGTTCTCAGTGATGTTTTCAAGTGTCCGGATACTCGTAAAGCTGCATTAGGACGCCAG AAACGACTCTCGCGTTTGGTTGAGAAACATTCAAAGAATTTCTTCAAGGAAAAGATCAAG ATTCTCTGTCAGCATTATGCGCACTTCAGAAGAACTCGTGGAGATGGCAACTGTTTCTACAGGGCATTCTTATTCTCCTACTTG GAAAACCTTGGATTAATGCAAGATAGTCAAGCTGAAGTTACTCGTCTAATAGAACATGTGGCTATGTCCAGAGAGAATTTCTGTCGTCTGAAATGGGATAAAGCATACTTCTTAAATCCTGAAGAATACTTTTCAAGTGTTGTTTCT GAGTTCAGTCATTTGGTCAACTCAGTTGCAAATGG TCTGAGTTCTAATGAGCTGTACAATAGAAGTATACAAGAGTTCGTGCCACTCAGGA TTATTTCTTTGCTAAGATTGCTGGCAGAGACTGAGATCCGATCACGAGAAGACGATTACAAATCACTTCTCCCAAAAGAAATGGATGCCCTTACG TATTGCTGCAAGGAGCTGCGTCCTCTGGATGTTGAAGCCGAGGTGCTACCAATGAGGGCTCTAACATATGCACTTGGCATTCCGTTGCGTGTCGAAACTGTGGACGATGGTTTGAATCGTGGAATTCAAGTGAAGCGCCTTGATTTATTCCCCCGATCAGTATCGGGGAAGGGCCCTCTTCATTTGGTTGAAAGCTACTGGTCATCCATCACAACCCCTGAACCACAGGAGATTGGAAGTGGCAACTTGTTATCATCTGACGACACACCTTTGCTGACATTGATGTGTAGGCCTAGGCACTGTGATATTCTTTATCGCAGTGAACAAAACTAA